One stretch of Astatotilapia calliptera chromosome 3, fAstCal1.2, whole genome shotgun sequence DNA includes these proteins:
- the LOC113015578 gene encoding zinc finger protein 678-like: MNVLDCNKTFKSKHNLKLHQRIHTGERPHSCDECGAAFNTLITLQVHQRIHTGEKPYNCEECGAVFALSDTLKKHLRVHTGEKPYVCDECGKQFTESGSLRGHQRLHTGEKPYSCDLCDKTFAYLGALKTHRRSHTGEKPYWCDKCNKTFTQRSSLNLYRRVHTGERPFWCETCGETFVWQNSLKEHQLSHTGYPCSRCGDVFPDRSLLYNHNLGHRWRDKQVKRAMQKKAEAGNQQPV, from the exons ATGAATGTTTTA GACTGCAACAAGACCTTTAAgtcaaaacacaatttaaagctTCACCAGAGAATTCACACCGGAGAGAGACCacacagctgtgatgagtgtggagCAGCTTTCAACACTTTAATCACTCTACAAGTCCACCAGCGCATCCACACAGGAGAAAAACCCTACAACTGTGAAGAGTGCGGCGCAGTCTTTGCACTTTCAGATACCCTGAAAAAGCATCTCCGtgtccacactggagagaaacCCTATGTTTGTGACGAATGTGGCAAACAGTTTACAGAGTCCGGCTCCCTCAGGGGCCATCAACGGTTGCACACTGGAGAGAAACCATATAGCTGTGACCTGTGTGACAAAACCTTTGCATACCTGGGGGCCCTAAAGACCCATCGCCGTAGCCACACTGGAGAGAAGCCATACTGGTGCGACAAGTGCAACAAAACCTTCACTCAGCGGTCCAGTCTAAACCTCTACAGGCGTgtgcacactggagagagaccgttctgGTGCGAAACATGCGGGGAAACGTTTGTTTGGCAAAACAGCCTGAAGGAGCATCAACTCTCTCACACCGGGTACCCGTGCAGTCGCTGCGGGGACGTGTTCCCTGATCGAAGCCTTCTGTACAATCACAACCTTGGTCACAGGTGGAGAGATAAACAGGTCAAGAGAGCAATGCAAAAGAAAGCTGAGGCTGGGAATCAACAGCCTGTGTAG